In the Lactobacillus paragasseri genome, AAGTTTTAATTAGTAATTATGAAAAACGAGCTAGTTTAAAGAATATTGTTCTAAAGCCATATGAGGCTTTTGCAGTTAAGGCGTAAAGAAAAAGTACATTGATTTCTGCAATCAATGTACTTTATTTCATAACTATTTTTTCTTATTTGGACGTCTTAAGTAACGCAATGTATTGTTTCTGATATACTTTTGAAATTCTTGATAAATTGGATCAAAAATTTGCGGCTCATCAGTTTCTTTAACCATTACTTTAGGAAAGAAGAAACGTTCGTCTCCTTGAAGCGTACCATTTAAGGATTTAACTAGGGGACTTAACTCAGATAGTTCTACTAAGCTACCATCAGCTTGCATGATTTCAATTGGGCTATGAGCATTTTTACCGGTGGGCTTGTAAGCGTCATATGGTTCATCAAATGCAGAATTAGTGGCAGTGTAGTAGTTAGGATCAAAACCTGCTTGTTTAATTAAATTCTTTAATTTGGGTAGTAAACTCTTAGTATCTTCATTAATCTTGACACTTTCAAGGGGATGACGATATAAATAACGGCTTGAAAGATCTGATAGAATTTGGTCACCTGAATTAGTCCATAATAGAAAATTGGTTTCCATTACGCCATCATCTAAATTCAGATAATCTTCAAGTGTCCAATTTCCTTTTAGAAAGGCCTCTAGTTGTGGAGTAACTTGGAGCTTACCTGCTTCATATATGATTTGCGCTCTTTCAAGTAAGTGATGCAAGATGACTTCCATTGAACGATTTACGCGGTGAAAGTAAACTTGTTGATACATCTGGTAGCGACTAATAATATAGTCTTCTACAGCGTGGATACCCTTATCAGTGAAGCAAATTCCATCACGGTAAGGACGAATCACTTCTAAAATTCTAGTTAAATCAAAACTGCCGTAGGTTACTCCGGTAAAGTAAGCATCGCGAAGTAAGTAATCCATTCTATCAGCGTCTGCTTGACTAGAAATTAATTTCACAACTTGTGGGTTAGAGTAGGTCTTGGCAATTACGCTAGCTACTAATTCTGGAAAATTAGGACTAACTTGTCTTAAAGCTTGATTGACTTCAGTATTTTTATCAGTAATAATTTGTTGGCCCATTTTTTCATGGTTAGTACCAAAGAGATGCTCAAAGGTATGAGAATATGGACCATGGCCAATATCATGAAGTAAGGCAGCACATTCTGCTAAAAGACGTTCGTTAGGATCCCATAACCCATCTCCGGGTTCTTTGCTAGTATATTTTTCTTCAAAAATATCGCAGATTCGGCGTGTTAGTTCATAAACACCTAAGTTATGTTCAAAGCGGGTATGTGTTGCTCCCTGAAAAACATAGGAAGCGGGTCCTAGCTGTTTAATACGACGCAGGCGTTGAAATTCTTTTGAATTAATAATGTCTAGAATGACTTTATCTTTAACATGAATATAATTGTGGACAGGATCACGCAATACTTTTTCATGATCCAACTTTTTACTTTGAAATTTTTCCATTTTTCTTATACTATTTTCTCGGATAATAAAATAATCGGTTAACTCTTAATTAACTTGATTATAACAATAATGCTACTGTAAGGCTATCTTAGCATGGATGAAGGTGAAAATAATGAATAAAGAAGTTGAGATAAAGATTACCAGTGAAATTCATCAAGAAGATGATTCGGCTGTTTTTGAAAGAGAAGGTTTGGGAAGCCTTGAAAGAATTGGTAATAATTGGCGATTAAAGTATAACGAAAAAAACAAGGAAGGCGACGTTGAGGTTAAACTATTAATTAAGCCAAATGAATTAGTAATGCAGCGAGGAGATATTAAAGGCGATCATACATTAATGAAATTTGAACCAGGAGAGAAACAAAAATGTAAAGTTATGGCTGCTGGTAAGCAAATGGATTTAGTATCTTTGACCAATAAATTAGATTTTTCCAAAATTTCTCCAGGAAAGATGCAACTTAAAGTTGAATATGATCTCTTTTCTGGTCTATACTTAGTAGGTAACTATGCAATAAAGATTGAAGTAACAGATCTTTAGCAAATTTAGATAAATTGATTACGTGAAAGGACGTGCCACTGTGGGGTTAGATGATTTTAAAGGCCAAAATAAAGACGAATTGTCAATGATCGAAGTTGCTCGTGCAATTTTACAAGATAGCGGCAAGCGAATGGCCTTTGCTGATATCGTTAACGCCGTCCAGAACTTTCTGGGTAAGAGTGACGAAGAAATTCGTGAGCGTTTGCCACAATTTTACACTGATATGAACACTGATGGTGAATTCATTTCAATGGGTGATAATGTTTGGGCATTGCGTTCTTGGTTCCCATATGAATCTGTTGATGAAGAAGTAAACCATCCAGAAGATGAAGATGATGTGCCACGTAAGAAGCACCACAAGAAGGTTAATGCCTTTATTGGTGATTCTGACGATGATGACATTATTGACTATGATTCAGATGATCCAGAAGATGAAGATTTGGACGTTGATGACGACGACAATAATGAAGATGATTACTCAGATGATGATCTTGACGATGCTGACGACAATGAATTAGATGACGGTATCGAAGGACAATTATCAGAACTTCATCAAGATGATCTTGATGACGATGACGATTAAAGTACTTGACGGGAAGAGAATTTCCCTTTAGTATTTTGTATGGGCACTCTGTGTGCATTTAAGCTCCCATGAACTTGGGAGCTTTTTTTGATTTTAACGAATAATAAAAGAAAAGAGAGGAAGCACGGCATGACAAAGTATATTTTTGTAACTGGTGGGGTTGTTTCATCATTAGGTAAAGGTATTTCAGCCTCAAGTTTAGGACGCTTACTTAAAAATCGTGGTTTAAAGGTTACCATGCAAAAGTTCGATCCTTACATTAACATTGACCCAGGTACAATGAATCCATATCAACACGGTGAAGTTTACGTTACTGATGATGGTACTGAAGCCGACCTTGATTTGGGTCACTACGAAAGAATTGTTGATGTTAGAACAAGTAAATATTCTAACGTGACTACAGGTAAGATTTACCAAGAAGTACTTGATAAAGAACGTCGCGGTGACTATCATGGTGCAACTGTTCAAGTGATTCCACACATCACTGACATGATTAAGAAAAAGATCATGCGTGCTGCCTTAACGACTGATTCAGATGTAATTATTTCTGAAATTGGTGGTACAGTAGGCGATATTGAATCAACTCCATTTATGGAAGCAATTCGTCAAATGCGTCGTGAAGTTGGTGAAGAAAATGTAATGTACATCCACTGTACTTTAGTACCTTATCTTCATGCAGCTCACGAAATGAAGACTAAGCCAACTCAACACTCAGTTGCTGAACTTAGAAGTATTGGTATTCAACCTAATATGCTTGTTTTAAGAGCAGAAAAACCAGTACCTCAAGATTTAAAGAATAAGATTTCAACTTTTACAGATGTTCCAGTAGATCGAATTATTGAGTCTATTGATGCTCCTTCACTTTTTGATTTACCACTTGCCTTTCAAGCACAAGGGATGGATCAAAAGGTTTGCGATTTCTTACATTTAGAAAGTCCAAAGCCAGAAGCTGATATGGAGGCTTGGAAGAAGCTTGATGAGCGTGCAAAGAACTTGAAACACGAAACTACTATTACTTTAGTAGGTAAGTATGTAGAGCTTGAAGATGCATATATTTCAGTTACTGATGCATTGCAACACGCAGGCTACTTGTACGATACCAAGATTAAAGTTAATAAAGTTCAAGCAGAAGATATCACTGAAGATAATATTGCAGAAATCATGGAAGGTTCTGACGGTTTAATTGTACCTGGTGGTTTTGGTACACGTGGTCTTGAAGGAATGATTACTTCAATTAAGTATGCTCGTGAACATGACATTCCTTTCTTGGGTATTTGTTTAGGTATGCAAATGGCAAGTGTCGAATTTGCTAGAGATGTACTTGGATTAAAAGATGCAAATAGTGCAGAGGCTGATCCAGAAACTAAGAATAATATCATTGATATCATGGCTGACAAGCGTGACGAAGAAAATATCGGTGGAACTCTTCGCTTAGGGTTATACCCAGCAACTTTAAAGAAGGGTACCAAGACTCGCGCAGCTTATGATGATCAAGATGTTATTCAAGAAAGACACCGTCACCGTTACGAATTTAACAACGATTATCGTGAAGCTTTTGAAAAGGCTGGCATGGTCTTCTCCGGCGTTTCTCCAGATAACCACTTAGTAGAAATTATTGAAATTCCAGATAAGAAATTCTTCATTGCAGCTCAATACCACCCAGAATTTTTAAGTCGTCCACAAAGACCAGAGGGTTTATTCAAAGCCTTTATTGGTGCAGCTAGTGGTCTTCCAGCACAACATTTTAATTAGGCTTTTCAAAAATTAAATTTCGGTAACAAGAGGGCCATAATACACGGGTTCTCTTGTTTTTTTTGCGTTTTTCATTTAATATATTTTGTGATACATTTGGGTATTACAAATAGAGAAAAGGATTGTTTCCCCAATGAAACAGATGATTATTCATGGTGGAAAGCCCCTGAAGGGCGACGTATGGATCGGCGGTGCTAAGAACTCCACTGTAGCACTGATTCCAGCGTCAATACTTTCGCGGACTCCTGTTACCCTAGAAGGGGTTCCGCGAATTGCTGATGTAGATAATTTGATGGATCTGCTTAGTGAAATGGATGTGAAGTGTGATTTTCACGAAACCACTTTACGGATAAATCCTGATGACATTAAGCGTAGTCCCCTTCCAGCAGGTAAGATTAAGAGTTTGAGAGCTTCTTACTACTTTATGGGTGCATTGTTAGGTCGTTTTGGTAAAGCTGTAGTAGGCTTTCCAGGCGGCGATGATATTGGCCCTCGTCCTATTGATCAACACATTAAAGGTTTTGAAGCACTAGGCGCAACTGTTGAAAATGAGAACGATCAAATTATCATCACAGCTCCTAAGACTGGGCTTCGTGGTGCAAAAATTCATTTAAAGATGCCGTCTGTCGGCGCAACAATGAACATAATTATGGCTAGCGTAATGGCTAAGGGACAAACTATTATTGAAAATGCAGCTAAAGAGCCAGAAATTATTGATTTAGCAACATTTTTAAATAATATGGGAGCCGTTATTCGTGGTGCTGGTACTGATGTAATTCGAATTGAGGGAGTAGAAGAGTTAAAAGCTCAAACTCCGCATACTATTATCCCTGATCGAATTGAAGCTGGAACCTACGTGGCTTTAGCTGCATGCATTGGTGATGGAATTAGAATTCATAATATCATTGAAGAACACCTTGATTCATACTTAGCAAAAGTAGAAGAGATGGGTGTAGTAATTGATGCGGACGAAGATTCACTTTATGTGTATCCAGCAGGTGACTTAAAGATGGTTCAGGTTAGAACCGACGTCTATCCAGGATTTGCAACTGACTTGCAGCAACCAATTACTCCACTTCTTTTAACCGCTAAGACGGGTGAGGGTGTAGTAATTGATCAGATTTATCCTAAGCGAGTAGGACATATTCCTGAACTTCAAAAGATGGGTGCAAACATCCATGTTGAAGATAATATTATTTTAGTTCACCCAACTCATCATTTACATGGAGCACACGTCAGCGCAGGTGAAATTAGAGCAGGAGCATGTTTAATGCTAGCTGGTTTAATGGCTGATGGCGAGACTATCATTTCAAACGCAGGTAACATTTTGCGTGGTTATGATAGAATTGAGCAAAAGTTGCGTCAATTAGGTGCAGAAGTATCTGTAATTGATGTTTAAAGTTTTTGAAAATAGAAAAATAATTTAAAGATAAAAAGGTTGATAGTATTTTGTTTAAGAACAACGATATTATCAACCTTTTTGCTTTGTAACCGAAATAATGCAAAAAACATAGCTGATTATTAATTTAAAATGAAAATATTTGTTGAATTTAATAAAACTTAATGTAAAATATAATCTATCAATTGGGAAACTGAGGTGAATTAGCTAATGATAAAATCATTTTTTAAGTCTAATTATAAATATACTTTTATTTTTATTGTTTCGACTGTTATTGGCGGGGCCTTAGTTGCTTATGGAAGCTATGGCTTAACTCCTGCGACTGATTCCTTAAAAAGTCTTGATACTAAAAAATTTATTTTATGGATTGTTGTAATAACAATCGCATCAGCTGGTGGTAGAGTATTACAATTCTCAGCTGGTTATCTCTTTGCAAAACAGGAGCAGGAATATTTTCATAGTTTAAGGAAAAAACTTATAAATCATTATTATGAAAGTACATCTATAGATAAGCTATCTAATATGCAAAATAGATTAACAAATGATCTAAAAATTATTAGCGATCAAGCTTTAGATCCAGTATCTAATGTAGTCCTTTGTGTAGTTGATTTAGTATTTTCTGCATATGTAGTTTTAACTTTTAATTTTTGGCTGCTTTGTTTAATTTTAGTTTTAGCAGTAATTATGCTTTATTTGCCAGATTTGTTGTCTAAGCAATTAGAAAAAGCAACAAATGAAGTTTCCTCTAACTATAGCAAGTATATTGATACCATTGAAAAATGGTTAGCAGGGCTAGCAGTTTTACAAAGATATCGGTCAAGGACAAAATTATCTGCTGCCTTAGCTAGAAGTTCTTCAGGATTAGAAAAAGCCACAGTAATTCGAGATAAAAAATCTGTTGAATTACGTAATCTCACTTATACTGCTAATATGGTTGCTCAAGGAGCTGTTCTTCTGGCAACTGGATTATTAGTATTGAATCATCAGTTAACTATTGGTACCCTTATGAGTATTGCGAATTTTTCTAGCTTAATTTTTTCTCAGCTTGTTAATGTTACTTCACAGATTGGTTCAATTAAGTCAACTAGATCGTTAGCAGATAGTGTAATGAAAGAAATTAAAGAGTTACCAAATTCAGAGAAAAAAGAAGGCTCTCTAACAAACTTTGACACTCTTTCTACTCATGGTTTAGTTCTTCAGTATCCTAATGGTGAAAAAATCCAGTATCCTGATATTCAGATTAAAGCTGGAGAAAAAGTACTTTTAAGTGGTGACAGTGGAACAGGTAAGTCAACGCTGTTCAAAATGATTTTAAATGAAATAAAGCCTACTCAAGGTAAAATTGTTTTTAAAGATAAGCTAGGCAAGATTCTCAATCCTGATTATTCACAAATTGGATATATTCCACAAGATCCAGTTGTTTTTCCAGGAACAATTGAAGATAATATTACGATGTTTAATAGTAGACTGAATAAAAAGGCAGCGAATTGGGCACAAAAGGTTCAGTTAGCAACAGACTTTGAAAAGTTCCCTGATGGTATTAAAACCGTTGTAGATCTAGATAAAAATAATCTTTCTGGAGGGCAAAGACAAAAAATAATTTTGGCTCGAACTGAAGTATATAACAGTAAGATTATCTTAATTGATGAAGGTACTTCAGCAATAGATTCGGTTGCGACAGAGCAAATTCTAAAAAATATTCTTAAAGAACCTGCAACGGTAGTCTTTATCGCGCATAATTTAACTGATGAAATGGTTCAATTATTTGATCGTAGGATTAACTTAAGTAAGTAAAAAGGACTTGGAAAATTCCAAGTCCTTTTTGTGTGGTTTTAAGAAAAATTTTTAATTAGTGTTGTACCTCAATTTTTTCTGGTGCAGCAGGGATATGCTGCTCTTCTAAGCCAGATTTTCCTTTAAAGAGGAGGTTGAGGATAGTAGCACTTAAGCTAGCTACAACAATACCGTTTCCAAGGAATAACTGAACAGTTTCAGGTAAAGATTGGAAAACTTGCGGATAAACAGTAACACCTAATCCTAAACCAATTGAAATGGCTACGATTAAGATGTTGCGAGTATCATCGAAATCAACTCGCTTGAGCATCCGCATTCCTTGGACGGCGATCATAGTGAACATTACTAGCATTGCACCGCCCAAGACAGAATCAGGAATAATAGTTACTAAAGCACCAAATTTTGGTAATAGTCCCATTAACATTAAAAATCCAGATGCCCAGTAAATTGGTCGTTTAGTGGTGATGCCTGATAATTCAAGCAAACCAACATTTTGAGAAAAAGTAGTATATGGGAAAGTGTTGAAGATACCACCGAGAATTTGAGCTAATCCTTCAGCACGGTAGCCCTTCTTGAGGTCATCGCTTGAGATATCTTTGTGGAGCAAGTCCCCAATAGCAAAGAAAACACCCGTTGATTCAACCATTGAAACTAGTGCAATGATAATCATGGTTAAGCTAGATGACCACTCAAATTGTGGCATACCGAAATAAAATGGTTGTGGTAAGTGGAACCAAGAAGCTTGTGCAACTGGTGTTAGTGATACCATTCCAAGCATACTTGCAATTAGAGTTCCCGCAATTAATCCAACTAAAACAGCAATTGATTTGATAAATCCTTTGCCCCAAACCTGTAATGCCAAAATAATTGCTACAGTTATAAAACCAGTTAAAAGATTTTTGGGATCACCAAAGCTCTTAGCAGCAGAATTTCCTCCGCCA is a window encoding:
- the rpoE gene encoding DNA-directed RNA polymerase subunit delta — protein: MGLDDFKGQNKDELSMIEVARAILQDSGKRMAFADIVNAVQNFLGKSDEEIRERLPQFYTDMNTDGEFISMGDNVWALRSWFPYESVDEEVNHPEDEDDVPRKKHHKKVNAFIGDSDDDDIIDYDSDDPEDEDLDVDDDDNNEDDYSDDDLDDADDNELDDGIEGQLSELHQDDLDDDDD
- a CDS encoding DUF1934 domain-containing protein, with translation MNKEVEIKITSEIHQEDDSAVFEREGLGSLERIGNNWRLKYNEKNKEGDVEVKLLIKPNELVMQRGDIKGDHTLMKFEPGEKQKCKVMAAGKQMDLVSLTNKLDFSKISPGKMQLKVEYDLFSGLYLVGNYAIKIEVTDL
- a CDS encoding nucleobase:cation symporter-2 family protein produces the protein MKHMQVNHKKAALLGLQHLLAMYSGAIAVPLLIGTALKFNSTQMTYLVSIDIFMCGLATALQLLRNRYFGIGLPVVLGCAIQAVAPLQMIGKKFTIGTMYGAIIVAGIFVFLVAGYFSKIKKLFPPVVTGSLITVIGLSLIPVSIQNLGGGNSAAKSFGDPKNLLTGFITVAIILALQVWGKGFIKSIAVLVGLIAGTLIASMLGMVSLTPVAQASWFHLPQPFYFGMPQFEWSSSLTMIIIALVSMVESTGVFFAIGDLLHKDISSDDLKKGYRAEGLAQILGGIFNTFPYTTFSQNVGLLELSGITTKRPIYWASGFLMLMGLLPKFGALVTIIPDSVLGGAMLVMFTMIAVQGMRMLKRVDFDDTRNILIVAISIGLGLGVTVYPQVFQSLPETVQLFLGNGIVVASLSATILNLLFKGKSGLEEQHIPAAPEKIEVQH
- a CDS encoding ATP-binding cassette domain-containing protein, with protein sequence MIKSFFKSNYKYTFIFIVSTVIGGALVAYGSYGLTPATDSLKSLDTKKFILWIVVITIASAGGRVLQFSAGYLFAKQEQEYFHSLRKKLINHYYESTSIDKLSNMQNRLTNDLKIISDQALDPVSNVVLCVVDLVFSAYVVLTFNFWLLCLILVLAVIMLYLPDLLSKQLEKATNEVSSNYSKYIDTIEKWLAGLAVLQRYRSRTKLSAALARSSSGLEKATVIRDKKSVELRNLTYTANMVAQGAVLLATGLLVLNHQLTIGTLMSIANFSSLIFSQLVNVTSQIGSIKSTRSLADSVMKEIKELPNSEKKEGSLTNFDTLSTHGLVLQYPNGEKIQYPDIQIKAGEKVLLSGDSGTGKSTLFKMILNEIKPTQGKIVFKDKLGKILNPDYSQIGYIPQDPVVFPGTIEDNITMFNSRLNKKAANWAQKVQLATDFEKFPDGIKTVVDLDKNNLSGGQRQKIILARTEVYNSKIILIDEGTSAIDSVATEQILKNILKEPATVVFIAHNLTDEMVQLFDRRINLSK
- a CDS encoding CTP synthase, with product MTKYIFVTGGVVSSLGKGISASSLGRLLKNRGLKVTMQKFDPYINIDPGTMNPYQHGEVYVTDDGTEADLDLGHYERIVDVRTSKYSNVTTGKIYQEVLDKERRGDYHGATVQVIPHITDMIKKKIMRAALTTDSDVIISEIGGTVGDIESTPFMEAIRQMRREVGEENVMYIHCTLVPYLHAAHEMKTKPTQHSVAELRSIGIQPNMLVLRAEKPVPQDLKNKISTFTDVPVDRIIESIDAPSLFDLPLAFQAQGMDQKVCDFLHLESPKPEADMEAWKKLDERAKNLKHETTITLVGKYVELEDAYISVTDALQHAGYLYDTKIKVNKVQAEDITEDNIAEIMEGSDGLIVPGGFGTRGLEGMITSIKYAREHDIPFLGICLGMQMASVEFARDVLGLKDANSAEADPETKNNIIDIMADKRDEENIGGTLRLGLYPATLKKGTKTRAAYDDQDVIQERHRHRYEFNNDYREAFEKAGMVFSGVSPDNHLVEIIEIPDKKFFIAAQYHPEFLSRPQRPEGLFKAFIGAASGLPAQHFN
- a CDS encoding UDP-N-acetylglucosamine 1-carboxyvinyltransferase; translation: MKQMIIHGGKPLKGDVWIGGAKNSTVALIPASILSRTPVTLEGVPRIADVDNLMDLLSEMDVKCDFHETTLRINPDDIKRSPLPAGKIKSLRASYYFMGALLGRFGKAVVGFPGGDDIGPRPIDQHIKGFEALGATVENENDQIIITAPKTGLRGAKIHLKMPSVGATMNIIMASVMAKGQTIIENAAKEPEIIDLATFLNNMGAVIRGAGTDVIRIEGVEELKAQTPHTIIPDRIEAGTYVALAACIGDGIRIHNIIEEHLDSYLAKVEEMGVVIDADEDSLYVYPAGDLKMVQVRTDVYPGFATDLQQPITPLLLTAKTGEGVVIDQIYPKRVGHIPELQKMGANIHVEDNIILVHPTHHLHGAHVSAGEIRAGACLMLAGLMADGETIISNAGNILRGYDRIEQKLRQLGAEVSVIDV
- a CDS encoding HD domain-containing protein — protein: MEKFQSKKLDHEKVLRDPVHNYIHVKDKVILDIINSKEFQRLRRIKQLGPASYVFQGATHTRFEHNLGVYELTRRICDIFEEKYTSKEPGDGLWDPNERLLAECAALLHDIGHGPYSHTFEHLFGTNHEKMGQQIITDKNTEVNQALRQVSPNFPELVASVIAKTYSNPQVVKLISSQADADRMDYLLRDAYFTGVTYGSFDLTRILEVIRPYRDGICFTDKGIHAVEDYIISRYQMYQQVYFHRVNRSMEVILHHLLERAQIIYEAGKLQVTPQLEAFLKGNWTLEDYLNLDDGVMETNFLLWTNSGDQILSDLSSRYLYRHPLESVKINEDTKSLLPKLKNLIKQAGFDPNYYTATNSAFDEPYDAYKPTGKNAHSPIEIMQADGSLVELSELSPLVKSLNGTLQGDERFFFPKVMVKETDEPQIFDPIYQEFQKYIRNNTLRYLRRPNKKK